The sequence GGTACCATTAATGGCATTGGTGAGCGAGCAGGTAATGCAGCACTGGAAGAAATTGCAGTTGCTTTAAATATTCGTTCTGATTTTTATTCATTTCAAACAAACTTAAATCTAAAAGAAGTTAAGCGCACAAGTGATATGGTAGCTAAGCTGACAGGGATGTATATTCAGGCAAATAAGGCGGTAGTTGGGAGAAATGCGTTTGCTCATGAATCGGGTATTCATCAAGATGGCGTACTAAAACATGCTTCAACTTATGAAATTATTACACCAGAGCTTGTCGGAGTCAATGCCAATACACTATTTTTAGGTAAGCATTCCGGACGTCATGCATTTAAAGAAAAGGTTACGGAGCTTGGCATAGAGCTTTCCGAAGACAATATTAACAAAGCGTTTGCAGCTTTTAAACAGCTTACAGATCATAAAAAAGAAGTTACAGATGACGATATTTTTACGATTATTACTGAAATTCAAACGAATACAGCTTCTGTCGATAAATATAAGCTGGAAATGTTTCAAATTCAATACGGCTCGAATAATATTCCAACCGCAGCTGTTGAACTAAAAACGCCTGCTGGAAAAGTAGTTAAAACAGCATGTACCGGAAATGGAAGTGTAGAGGCCCTCTATAGAACATTAGAAGCTTTAACAGAAGAAGAAACAAAACTTATTGATTACCAGATAAACTCCGTAGGCGGAGGCAAAGATGCACTTGCTGAATCACGTGTTCAGCTGATGGTGAATGGGAAAACAGTGAACGGAAGAGGAGCGGCACAAGACGTTATGGAAGCGTCTGTGCAAGCATATTTAAACGCAGTAAATCGCTATATTATTCAACAAGTCAATACAGATAAGCAGAAAGTGGTTAAATCACATTAAAAGGGAGGGACTCATGTGGATAAGAAAATAGCTATTCTTCCTGGCGACGGAATTGGGAAGGAAATCATGGAATCTGCAATCCGAGTGATAGAAACGATTGCAGCAGATTTTAATCACCAATTTACTTTTGAGGAACATGCCATTGGTGGGCAAGCGATTGATCAATATAATGACCCATTACCAGAAGCTACGGTTCAAGCATGTGAAGTAGCAGATGCTGTACTGTTAGGAGCTGTTGGCGGAGAAAAATGGGATTCACTGCCTGGAGACAAACGCCCGGAAAAGGGGCTTTTAGGAATCCGCAAAACATTAGGATTATTTGCTAACTTACGTCCTATAAAAGGATTTGACCCCTTATTGCATGCTTCTCCTTTGAAGGAAGAAGTTATTAAAGGAAGCGATATTTTAATAATTCGAGAGCTGACAGGTGGTTTATATTTTGGTGAACCGAAAAAGCGTGTAGATGATGGCAATGCCGCAGTTGACACATTGTACTATACTCGAATGGAAATGGAACGAATTATTGATACAGCTTTTCAAACTGCAAGAACGAGAAAGAAACAGTTGACATCTGTTGACAAAGCGAATGTCCTAGAATCAAGCAGACTTTGGCGAGAAGTCGTAGAAGAAAAAAGCAAGCAGTACCCGGATGTAACAGTAAATCATTTGTTAGTAGACGCTGCTGCAATGAAGCTAATTGCTAGTCCGCAGCAATTTGATGTTATTGTAACCGAAAATTTATTTGGTGATATTTTGAGTGATGAAGCATCCGTATTAACTGGGTCATTAGGCATGCTACCGTCAGCTAGCATACGATCTGATGGAGTTGGCCTATATGAGCCTGTTCATGGTTCAGCCCCAGACATCGCTGGAAAAGGGATAGCTAATCCATTGGGAATGATTTTATCAGCAGCACTGATGCTTCGCCAATCTTTTGGTATGGAAAAAGAAGCAGATGAAATAGAAAGAGCAGTGCAAAAAAGTCTTGATCAAGGGTACCATACTCCTGATTTGAATATAAAAAATGGGACGATCGTTGGTACAAAAGAAATGACAGATCTTGTTATTAATAATCTATCAAGTAATGAAGCGTCTAATTGTATTTGTAATTCATATGTATAAAACTGGAGGTGAAATAAGTGGGAAAGCCGAAAACGATTATCGAGAAGATTTGGAATAATCATATTGTTTATCAAGAGTCGGGAAAGCCCGATTTACTCTATATTGATTTGCACTTAGTGCATGAAGTGACTTCTCCACAGGCCTTTGAAGGGCTACGCTTAAACAATCGTAAAGTGCGCAGACCCGATTTGACTTATGCAACGATGGATCATAATGTTCCAACTAAAAATAGAGATGTTATGAAAGATGAGATTTCTCGTAAACAAATGGAGACACTGAAGCGAAACTGTTTAGAGCATAATATTCCATTAGCTGATATGTTCCATCCTGATCAAGGAATTGTCCATGTCATTGGTCCAGAATTAGGGTTGACTCAACCCGGCAAAACAATCGTTTGCGGTGATAGTCATACTTCAACCCATGGCGCTTTTGGTGCACTTGCTTTTGGAATCGGTACAAGTGAAGTGGAGCACGTATTAGCAACGCAAACGATTTGGCAGGAACGCCCAAAAACGTTAAATGTTCATGTAGAAGGTGACCTAGGATCAGGAGTTACGGCAAAAGATTTGATTTTAGCAATTATAGCTAAGTTTGGAGTACGTTTTGGCACAGGTTATATCATTGAATATACGGGAGATGCGATTAGAAAGTTATCAATGGAAGGTCGTATGACTGTTTGTAATATGTCGATTGAAGCCGGAGCCAGAGCGGGGTTAATTAGTCCAGATGAAACAACGATTGAATATGTCCGAGGAAGAGCCTATGTTCCAAAAGGAGAAGCATTTGCAAAACGTACGAAAGAGTGGTTGAGTTTAGCGACAGATGAAGGAGCGGTATATGATCACCAAGTAACGATACGCGGAGATGAGGTAGAGCCACAAGTTACATGGGGAACAAATCCTTCTATGTGTGTTCCCGTGAGCGGATCAACTCCTAGCTTGGAGCAAACTGAACACCCAGAAGATGTAAAGCGGGCTTTAGAATATATGGGGTTGGAAGAGAATCAGCCAATTTCTTCAATTGAAATAGATCATGTGTTTATAGGGTCTTGTACGAACTCACGTCTAAGCGACTTGCAACGAGCAGCAAGCATTATTAAAGGAAAAAAAGTGCATCCAACTGTACGGGCTATTGTCGTACCAGGCTCTTTTAGCATTAAACTCCAAGCTGAACGCGAAGGTATTGACGAAATTTTTAAAAATGCGGGGTTTGAATGGCGTGATGCTGGCTGCAGCATGTGCTTGGCAATGAATGATGATGTTGTTCCGCCCGGTGGACGTTGCGCTTCTACCTCCAATCGTAATTTTGAAGGCAGACAAGGAAATGGCGCCCGTACTCATCTCGTAAGTCCGGAAATGGCGGCAGTAGCAGCGATTAAAGGGCGATTCGTAGATGTTCGAGACTATGCAGATGCGGTGTTATCAAGTAGCTAGTTAACCGAAACATCCGTATCATTTTACGAAGGAGGTAAAAAAGTGGAAGCAATTCAAACGCATAAAGGGCTTGTTTATCCTTTAAATCGAACAAATGTAGACACAGACCAAATTATTCCAAAGCAATTCTTAAAGCGAATTGAACGAACTGGTTTTGGGCAGTTTCTTTTTTACCATTGGCGTTTTGATGATGATGGCAATAAACGTAAAGATTTTAGCTTAAATGAAGATCACTATCAGGAAGCAACAATTTTACTTGCGGGTGAAAACTTTGGTTGTGGATCTTCTAGAGAACATGCGCCTTGGGCTTTATTGGATTATGGTTTTCGCGTTATTATTGCTCCAAGCTTTGCGGATATTTTTTATAATAATGCGTTAAAAAATGGAATTATTGTGATTCAAGTTGACGATAAGCAAGTTCAATACTGGATGGAGAAAGCAGAAAAAGGAACACTCATTTTAGAAGTGAATTTGGAAACACAACAAATTATCGAGGAAGATAATGCATATCATTTTGACATACCAGCATACCATAAACAGAAGCTGCTGAATGGTTGGGATGATATTGCTCTTACTTTACAGCATGAGGACAAAATCTCTCTCTATGAAAATAGGATGAGATCCTAAATAAACTTAACGATACAAGGAGTGTGGGGAAATTGGGGATTGCTTAACAGGTGAAAAGGTATATTATGCGATGCAGCGTCTTGCTCCAATCGTGCATCGAACACCATTATTAACATCACAAACGACAAATGATTTTTTACAGAAAAAAGTTTACTTTAAAATGGAGAATCAGCAGAAAACGGGTGCCTTTAAATTTCGAGGTGCTACATTCAAGTTAATGCAGCTGACAAAGCAGCAATTAAAAAATGGCGTTATCACAGCTTCTGCTGGAAATCATGCACAGGGTGTAGCTTATGCTGCAACCAAATTAGGTACAAAGGCAACGATTTTCATGGCAGAAAAAACACCTTTGGCAAAAGTAAATGCAACTAGAAACTATGGAGCAGAGGTTGTTCTTTCCGGGGAAACGTTTCAAGAGGCATATGAAGCTTCTCTTGAACATCAATTGCGGACAGGAGCAGAATATATTCATCCATTTGATGATTATGATGTGATGGCCGGACAGGGAACAATTGCAATGGAATTGTTAAGACAGGAAGATCGAATAGATACGATTATAGTTCCAGTAGGTGGCGGTGGCCTGATAAGTGGAATTGCCGTTGCTGCAAAGCATGTCAATCGCAATCTGAAAATTATTGGTGTGCAAGCCAGTGGAGCTGATGCAATGTATAGAAGCTATCATACAGGCGTAACTGAAAATTTAAGTTCAGTTAAAACGATTGCTGAAGGAATTGCAGTTAAAAAGCCTGGTCAGCGAACACTGCCTATCATTAGAGAATATGTAGACGACATGGTTACTGTTTCGGATGAAGAAATTGCTGCATCTATTGTCTATATGTTGGAGCGTAACAAAACGTTGATGGAAGGGGCAGGCGCTGCTGCAATAGCTGCCTTATTCGCCCATAATAAGCAAATCAATTCCAGGCATTGCGGGGTCATTGTTAGTGGAGGAAATATGGATATTAGTACAATGCCAAGAATACAGCAGCTAGCAGAACGATTACATGATCCCGTACTCGTTCACTCATAAAATTAAAAAAGGATTCGTCCAGATAGATGAATCCTTTTTTGCGTTAAGCGTATAATTTTTTTAGCACTACCGTTAATTCTCCGTCTTAAATTTTTTGTTATAAGAGCAATAAGTAATCTTCTGTGCTAAAAGACTTAGCTTTCGACGAAGCTACGACAGCGATACATCGCGGTTTTTCAAGGGAAGGAAAACTTGATAACGCTGTATCAAGCTTTTCAAGGGCGTTGCGATTTTAGCTGGTATTTCAGGTATTTAACATCATTACAGTTTCTGCCCATAATATTTATCGATTGAAAAACCTCTTCCTAATATTTCTGAAGCATTTAGAAAAATCACAAAGGACTCTGTTTCTTCTTGTTGTAAAATTTTTTTCAAACGTACTGCTTCTTGCTTTTCGGCAACACAAAGAATCATCGTTTTATCTTGATCTGAATAGCCACCAACTGAACGCACCTTTGTTAAACCACGGTCAAGCTCGTTTTGAATGAGAGATTGAATCCGTTCCTCGTTTTCTGTAATAATCATGATGAGTTTAGTGGCGGCAGTTTGAAGCTGAACAATATCGATCGTTTTACTCGTTATATAAATACATATTAAGGCAAACAATGTTAACTCGATATTAAATACAATAATAGAAGAGATGACAACTAAGCCATCAACGATAAATTGCGAATAACCGCTAGATAAACCGGTAAACTTTTTAACAATCTGGGCGATTGCTGCTGTTCCACCGGTCGAACCATTTCCTTTATAGACAACACCTAATCCAACCCCAAGTACTATCCCTCCATAGATCGCTCCAAGCAATGGATTGGTAATGGAGAAGGGAATATCGGAACTCAACCAAATAATAAAAGGCACCCAAAATGTCCCAACAAGCGTTTTCCAGCTAAAATCCTTTCCGAGTGCCAACCAGCCAATAATAAATATCGGAATATTAATGATAAATTGTACATAAGCAGGACTTAGATCATATAATTCAAAGAGAATCGTACTAACTCCGGAAATTCCTCCAGCAGCTAATTTAGCCGGTAATATAAATATGTTATAGGATAAACCGACAAGGGTTGCTCCAACGATGATTTGTGTATATGAAATCACTGATTTGTTCATTTTTTGTGTTATTGCTGTCATATCCTAGACCCCCTCTCTAACTCCTACTAACGGATATAATTCTAACATGAGGGGCTCCTACTGTCGACTTCCACAAATGGATTCCATAGAGATTTAAATGTATTATTGCATAACAGCAGGCTTTTTTTCTTGAATTTGTTTAATAACAGTATCCGTGAAATTAGCAATGATTTTCGGAAGAATGGCACGTAAAGCGGAGTTGATAATTTTTCCCGATAAACCTTTCACGGTAATGGTAAGGGAACCAATAATTTTTGTTTGTTTATTACAGAGTTTTTCTGCCTGAAAATACCCTTGGCCTACGAGTTGTTTACTAGTATTTGATAACGTAAAAGCTACTTTCTCTGGCTGTCTCCATTCGGTAATGAAGATGGTTAACTGAACCGTTTTCTGTATAGCTCCAATATCCCCTTTACATACCCAAATCGATTGTTCATTATTGATCATCGTATGGGTTTTATACCCGGGTACTAGTGGTGCCCAATTATTCATGTCACTAATAAAATTCCAAATCTCTTCAATTGGAATCATAACCTTTCTTTCACAACTGCTACTTGGCAACTTACAATTACCTCCTTTAAGTACGTGTTCAAAAAAGGATTAAAAAGGGGCTGGCTTCCTTTAAACTCAATCGCATCGGAAAACTGTTTTTCTTTTCCAAGGAACGGACAAGCCACAAAAAGTTCAATGCGTTTTTCCCCGAACTTTTTGAACATTCTCTTTCATGTTATATACATACTCCATACCTTCTGATTTATATGCATAAAAGTAAAAAATTAGTATACCGTTTTCTAAAACTTTATCCTGTATTGAAGGCTCCGTAAGACTTCCACTTCAAGGATGATAGAGGATATGAAGAAGTCTAAGTAGGAGATAACACCCTATATAAATGCTCGATTCGTTCAGGATGACAGAAAAAGGGAGATTTCTTGATTAAACATCGCGATTTTTCAAGGACAAGGAAGACTTCTTGACTAAGCTCCTCACGCAGAAAAAGCGTTCTTCTTTTACAAGGACGCCTGAGATTTTAGCCTTTGTTCAACTTTTATCAGTAAGGAAAAAGACCGCTTCAATAAAGATTTACTTTATCGGAGTACTCCAACAAGTAGTCCAGCAATAATTGATCCTTCTTTCACGGTCTTATCTACATACTATATGGTGTACGTCTGTAAAAGCGCAAGTTTCTTTTTGAAGAACGGAAGCACAAGTGCTTTGCTCAGCCCAGACAAGCGCTGAAACTCCGAGGAGGAGACCCGCTCCCTCGAGTGGGCTAGGACTGGATAAAAATTTATCACAAAAATTATTCACAATGAATAAAATTTATAATTTCCTTTATTTTCTAGAGAACAAGAAATATGTGAACAATTCATGGATAAAGGAAAAGATAACTTGCTTATTATTAGGCTAAGTTGTAGGATGTGTGGTAGAAATAGACAAAATGAAAGTTTATAATGAAGACATCAATTTTTAAGGAGAGAAAGAAAAATGAGTATCTTAGTTTTAGGTGGTGCAGGATATATTGGTTCACATGCTGTTTATCAATTAATTGATAAAGGTAAAGATGTCATTGTCA is a genomic window of Virgibacillus proomii containing:
- the leuD gene encoding 3-isopropylmalate dehydratase small subunit, with translation MEAIQTHKGLVYPLNRTNVDTDQIIPKQFLKRIERTGFGQFLFYHWRFDDDGNKRKDFSLNEDHYQEATILLAGENFGCGSSREHAPWALLDYGFRVIIAPSFADIFYNNALKNGIIVIQVDDKQVQYWMEKAEKGTLILEVNLETQQIIEEDNAYHFDIPAYHKQKLLNGWDDIALTLQHEDKISLYENRMRS
- a CDS encoding CoxG family protein is translated as MPSSSCERKVMIPIEEIWNFISDMNNWAPLVPGYKTHTMINNEQSIWVCKGDIGAIQKTVQLTIFITEWRQPEKVAFTLSNTSKQLVGQGYFQAEKLCNKQTKIIGSLTITVKGLSGKIINSALRAILPKIIANFTDTVIKQIQEKKPAVMQ
- the leuB gene encoding 3-isopropylmalate dehydrogenase, translating into MDKKIAILPGDGIGKEIMESAIRVIETIAADFNHQFTFEEHAIGGQAIDQYNDPLPEATVQACEVADAVLLGAVGGEKWDSLPGDKRPEKGLLGIRKTLGLFANLRPIKGFDPLLHASPLKEEVIKGSDILIIRELTGGLYFGEPKKRVDDGNAAVDTLYYTRMEMERIIDTAFQTARTRKKQLTSVDKANVLESSRLWREVVEEKSKQYPDVTVNHLLVDAAAMKLIASPQQFDVIVTENLFGDILSDEASVLTGSLGMLPSASIRSDGVGLYEPVHGSAPDIAGKGIANPLGMILSAALMLRQSFGMEKEADEIERAVQKSLDQGYHTPDLNIKNGTIVGTKEMTDLVINNLSSNEASNCICNSYV
- the ilvA gene encoding threonine ammonia-lyase, producing MQRLAPIVHRTPLLTSQTTNDFLQKKVYFKMENQQKTGAFKFRGATFKLMQLTKQQLKNGVITASAGNHAQGVAYAATKLGTKATIFMAEKTPLAKVNATRNYGAEVVLSGETFQEAYEASLEHQLRTGAEYIHPFDDYDVMAGQGTIAMELLRQEDRIDTIIVPVGGGGLISGIAVAAKHVNRNLKIIGVQASGADAMYRSYHTGVTENLSSVKTIAEGIAVKKPGQRTLPIIREYVDDMVTVSDEEIAASIVYMLERNKTLMEGAGAAAIAALFAHNKQINSRHCGVIVSGGNMDISTMPRIQQLAERLHDPVLVHS
- the leuC gene encoding 3-isopropylmalate dehydratase large subunit, with the protein product MGKPKTIIEKIWNNHIVYQESGKPDLLYIDLHLVHEVTSPQAFEGLRLNNRKVRRPDLTYATMDHNVPTKNRDVMKDEISRKQMETLKRNCLEHNIPLADMFHPDQGIVHVIGPELGLTQPGKTIVCGDSHTSTHGAFGALAFGIGTSEVEHVLATQTIWQERPKTLNVHVEGDLGSGVTAKDLILAIIAKFGVRFGTGYIIEYTGDAIRKLSMEGRMTVCNMSIEAGARAGLISPDETTIEYVRGRAYVPKGEAFAKRTKEWLSLATDEGAVYDHQVTIRGDEVEPQVTWGTNPSMCVPVSGSTPSLEQTEHPEDVKRALEYMGLEENQPISSIEIDHVFIGSCTNSRLSDLQRAASIIKGKKVHPTVRAIVVPGSFSIKLQAEREGIDEIFKNAGFEWRDAGCSMCLAMNDDVVPPGGRCASTSNRNFEGRQGNGARTHLVSPEMAAVAAIKGRFVDVRDYADAVLSSS
- a CDS encoding YitT family protein, producing MTAITQKMNKSVISYTQIIVGATLVGLSYNIFILPAKLAAGGISGVSTILFELYDLSPAYVQFIINIPIFIIGWLALGKDFSWKTLVGTFWVPFIIWLSSDIPFSITNPLLGAIYGGIVLGVGLGVVYKGNGSTGGTAAIAQIVKKFTGLSSGYSQFIVDGLVVISSIIVFNIELTLFALICIYITSKTIDIVQLQTAATKLIMIITENEERIQSLIQNELDRGLTKVRSVGGYSDQDKTMILCVAEKQEAVRLKKILQQEETESFVIFLNASEILGRGFSIDKYYGQKL
- a CDS encoding 2-isopropylmalate synthase; the encoded protein is MSRIKIFDTTLRDGEQSPGVNLNKLEKLEIAKQLERLGVDRMEAGFPASSEGDFQAVKAIADTIKHTSVTALSRTVKSDIDIAWEALKGADEPCLHIFLATSPIHMTYKLRKTPDEVIATATEMVAYAKKKFPQIEWSAEDASRSDWSFLAQIVEKVIDAGATVINLPDTVGYTTPKEYGDMFKYIRENVPNIDQVTLSCHCHNDLGIAVANSIAAVENGATQIEGTINGIGERAGNAALEEIAVALNIRSDFYSFQTNLNLKEVKRTSDMVAKLTGMYIQANKAVVGRNAFAHESGIHQDGVLKHASTYEIITPELVGVNANTLFLGKHSGRHAFKEKVTELGIELSEDNINKAFAAFKQLTDHKKEVTDDDIFTIITEIQTNTASVDKYKLEMFQIQYGSNNIPTAAVELKTPAGKVVKTACTGNGSVEALYRTLEALTEEETKLIDYQINSVGGGKDALAESRVQLMVNGKTVNGRGAAQDVMEASVQAYLNAVNRYIIQQVNTDKQKVVKSH